One Streptomyces sp. P9-A2 DNA window includes the following coding sequences:
- a CDS encoding FAD-dependent oxidoreductase, with translation MQTSELKNLKIAVVGAGYGGAAAAKALSLLGAEVDVYEQASQTREVGAGIGLRPATMNRFRQWGIFEAIAGVTSPSEYFEILTATGEPIMKEAWPADGEQTHTHLIHRGDFIEALLGVLPEGMVHLGHKLESIQDHGERSVLTFANGTTAEADLVVGADGIKSVVRRELFSDKGPVFSGEHAYRAVISLDDAHGMATDDNLRMYIGKGTKVYLLPLRHRGQVSFDITALCPDSAWNPEVTKDDILATVEGFDERLVAIARGLDMSTVNIRAVYDIDPVDTWHSDSVVLLGDAAHSMLHHQGQGANSAIEDAGALADALRDAPSLKEALASYQATRKPETDKLQAISRQGWSEEEIDDVFPGQKPAATAPKE, from the coding sequence ATGCAGACCTCAGAACTGAAAAACCTGAAGATCGCTGTTGTCGGTGCGGGGTACGGCGGTGCGGCGGCGGCCAAGGCGCTGAGCCTGCTGGGCGCCGAGGTCGACGTCTACGAGCAGGCGAGCCAGACCCGGGAGGTCGGCGCCGGTATCGGTCTGCGTCCCGCCACCATGAACCGGTTCCGCCAGTGGGGCATCTTCGAGGCGATCGCGGGGGTGACCTCGCCCAGCGAGTACTTCGAGATCCTCACCGCCACCGGTGAGCCGATCATGAAGGAGGCGTGGCCGGCCGACGGCGAGCAGACCCACACCCACCTGATCCACCGCGGCGACTTCATCGAGGCGCTGCTGGGCGTGCTGCCCGAGGGCATGGTGCACCTGGGCCACAAGCTGGAGAGCATCCAGGACCACGGCGAGCGCTCCGTGCTCACCTTCGCCAACGGCACGACCGCCGAGGCCGACCTGGTCGTCGGCGCCGACGGCATCAAGTCGGTGGTGCGCAGGGAACTGTTCAGCGACAAGGGCCCGGTCTTCTCCGGCGAGCACGCCTACCGCGCGGTCATCTCCCTCGACGACGCCCACGGCATGGCCACCGACGACAACCTGCGGATGTACATCGGCAAGGGCACGAAGGTCTACCTGCTGCCGCTGCGCCACCGGGGTCAGGTCTCCTTCGACATCACCGCGCTGTGCCCGGACAGTGCCTGGAACCCCGAGGTCACCAAGGACGACATCCTGGCCACGGTGGAGGGCTTCGACGAGCGCCTGGTCGCCATCGCGCGCGGCCTGGACATGTCCACGGTCAACATCCGCGCGGTCTACGACATCGACCCGGTCGACACCTGGCACTCCGACTCCGTGGTGCTGCTGGGCGACGCCGCCCACTCGATGCTGCACCACCAGGGCCAGGGCGCCAACTCCGCGATCGAGGACGCCGGCGCGCTGGCCGACGCGCTGCGCGATGCGCCCTCGCTGAAGGAGGCGCTGGCCTCCTACCAGGCCACCCGCAAGCCGGAGACCGACAAGTTGCAGGCCATCTCCCGCCAGGGCTGGTCCGAGGAAGAGATCGACGACGTCTTCCCCGGCCAGAAGCCCGCCGCCACCGCCCCCAAGGAGTAA
- a CDS encoding CocE/NonD family hydrolase: MTDFQTIRAGRQEIAVRKDLRVPMRDGVMLAADTYSGVDDKPRPALVALSPYGKELQALALTTPPQRRPSPMWDGCIEAGDIARVVQEDYVHVIGDLRGSGASEGEHIGNYNAGGVSLGQDAYDFIEWVAQQPWCDGNVGMIGISYFGSMQVLAAAERPPSLKAIFVSGGHYDFYETTYHGGVMWFMPRAAREGRGGDSGWAFTDGVKSRMLETFSPEEIKEKVAERLRDPDVAAWPNLVHVLNYPKNHEAWFDIVMNEVDGDWYEERNPITLAPNIDIPVWLQLDQGRGWTMDGTIELYKALKGPKKLDIGPYPPMQSRPFIEEHDKMFRWYEYWLKGIDNGIMDEPAVTVHVEGSRETVTGAQWPPKDVEHKALYLRPRRKLSFEPELMGAEYAAPDGFYQAPLTVTDKVEILNWSTAPFTEPTEMIGQGAAHLFVEIDQPDTNLILRMWDEAPNGKRQLITTAYLKASHRELDEERTTEGDPHHPHTRAVPVEPGRIEEYVLRVYPFAATFLPGHKLVVELSNAEPLADEHNALLPPDAFHLPVGRPVTHKIYRDAEHPSRLVLPFTTVTAPDATE, encoded by the coding sequence ATGACCGACTTCCAGACGATCCGGGCGGGCCGGCAGGAGATCGCCGTCCGCAAGGATCTCCGAGTGCCGATGCGCGACGGTGTCATGCTGGCGGCCGACACCTACAGCGGCGTCGACGACAAGCCGCGGCCGGCGCTCGTGGCGCTCAGCCCCTACGGCAAGGAGCTGCAGGCCCTCGCGCTCACCACGCCGCCGCAGCGGCGCCCCAGCCCGATGTGGGACGGCTGCATCGAGGCCGGTGACATCGCGCGCGTCGTCCAGGAGGACTACGTCCACGTCATCGGCGACCTGCGCGGCTCCGGCGCCTCCGAGGGCGAGCACATCGGCAACTACAACGCCGGCGGCGTCTCCCTCGGCCAGGACGCGTACGACTTCATCGAGTGGGTCGCGCAGCAGCCGTGGTGCGACGGCAACGTCGGCATGATCGGCATCTCCTACTTCGGCTCGATGCAGGTGCTGGCGGCGGCCGAGCGGCCGCCGAGCCTCAAGGCGATCTTCGTCAGCGGCGGCCACTACGACTTCTACGAGACCACCTACCACGGCGGCGTCATGTGGTTCATGCCGCGTGCCGCCCGTGAGGGCCGCGGTGGCGACTCCGGCTGGGCCTTCACCGACGGCGTCAAGTCCCGCATGCTCGAGACCTTCTCGCCCGAGGAGATCAAGGAGAAGGTCGCCGAGCGGCTGCGGGACCCGGACGTGGCCGCCTGGCCCAACCTGGTCCATGTGCTCAACTACCCGAAGAACCACGAGGCCTGGTTCGACATCGTGATGAACGAGGTCGACGGCGACTGGTACGAGGAGCGCAACCCGATCACGCTCGCGCCGAACATCGACATCCCCGTCTGGCTCCAGCTCGACCAGGGCCGCGGCTGGACGATGGACGGCACCATCGAGCTGTACAAGGCGCTGAAGGGCCCGAAGAAGCTCGACATCGGCCCCTACCCGCCGATGCAGTCGCGCCCCTTCATCGAAGAGCACGACAAGATGTTCCGCTGGTACGAGTACTGGCTCAAGGGCATCGACAACGGGATCATGGACGAGCCCGCCGTCACCGTCCACGTCGAGGGCTCGCGCGAGACCGTCACCGGCGCCCAGTGGCCGCCGAAGGACGTGGAGCACAAGGCGCTCTACCTCCGCCCGCGCCGCAAGCTGTCCTTCGAACCCGAGCTCATGGGCGCCGAGTACGCCGCCCCCGACGGCTTCTACCAGGCGCCGCTGACGGTGACCGACAAGGTGGAGATCCTGAACTGGAGCACCGCTCCGTTCACCGAGCCCACCGAGATGATCGGCCAGGGCGCGGCGCACCTCTTCGTGGAGATCGACCAGCCCGACACGAACCTCATCCTGCGCATGTGGGACGAGGCCCCGAACGGCAAGCGTCAGCTCATCACGACCGCCTACCTCAAGGCCTCGCACCGCGAGCTCGACGAGGAGCGCACCACGGAGGGCGACCCCCACCACCCGCACACCCGGGCGGTGCCGGTCGAGCCGGGGAGGATCGAGGAGTACGTGCTGCGGGTCTACCCGTTCGCGGCGACGTTCCTGCCGGGCCACAAGCTGGTCGTGGAACTCTCCAACGCCGAGCCGCTGGCCGACGAGCACAACGCGCTGCTGCCGCCGGACGCCTTCCACCTGCCGGTGGGCCGCCCCGTCACCCACAAGATCTACCGCGACGCCGAGCACCCCTCCCGGCTCGTGCTGCCGTTCACGACGGTCACGGCGCCGGACGCGACCGAGTAG
- a CDS encoding alpha/beta hydrolase, whose translation MPLHPEIAKFLAGLPAPAGGPLDPVAMRAADETHVAPLEERLPLHAVEDVTARTASGEVPVRIYTPSEADRHGVLVYFHGGAFFLGSLETHDHVARSLAKETGLKVVSVGFRLAPEAAFPAGLDDCYAVVRWAAEEGESLGWDGTTLAIAGDSSGGTFVAAVAARAHDDGFDRITHQILYYPSLDLDFDVDRYASLRENAVGYGLETAGLKPFNAFYIDSGADPADPLVSPIKRADLTGLPPALVVTGEYDPMRDEGELYGRRLREAGVEATVSRYEGAGHGFVQHFSWIPEYHRVFEETRDFLGRR comes from the coding sequence ATGCCCCTGCACCCCGAGATCGCCAAGTTCCTCGCCGGCCTGCCGGCCCCTGCCGGGGGCCCGCTCGACCCGGTCGCCATGCGCGCCGCGGACGAAACGCACGTCGCTCCCCTCGAGGAGCGCCTGCCGCTCCACGCGGTCGAGGACGTGACCGCGCGGACGGCGTCGGGCGAGGTACCGGTACGGATCTACACGCCGTCCGAGGCCGACCGCCACGGCGTACTGGTCTACTTCCACGGCGGCGCGTTCTTCCTCGGCAGCCTGGAGACGCACGACCACGTCGCGCGCTCGCTGGCCAAGGAGACCGGGCTCAAGGTCGTCTCCGTCGGCTTCCGCCTGGCGCCCGAGGCCGCCTTCCCCGCCGGTCTCGACGACTGCTACGCGGTCGTGCGCTGGGCCGCCGAGGAGGGCGAGAGCCTGGGCTGGGACGGCACGACCCTCGCCATCGCCGGCGACAGCTCCGGCGGCACCTTCGTCGCCGCGGTCGCGGCCAGGGCGCACGACGACGGTTTCGACCGGATCACACACCAGATCCTCTACTACCCCTCGCTCGACCTGGACTTCGACGTCGACCGCTATGCCTCGCTGCGGGAGAACGCCGTGGGCTACGGCCTGGAGACGGCGGGGCTGAAGCCCTTCAACGCCTTCTACATCGACAGCGGCGCCGACCCCGCGGACCCGCTCGTCTCGCCGATCAAGCGGGCGGACCTCACCGGGCTGCCGCCGGCCCTCGTCGTCACCGGGGAGTACGACCCGATGCGCGACGAAGGCGAGCTCTACGGCCGGCGGCTGCGGGAGGCCGGCGTGGAGGCGACGGTGAGCCGTTACGAGGGCGCGGGCCACGGATTCGTCCAGCACTTCTCCTGGATCCCGGAGTACCACAGGGTCTTCGAGGAGACGCGCGACTTCCTCGGCCGGCGCTGA
- a CDS encoding MBL fold metallo-hydrolase, which produces MTHAVDVHPLVSPWGRFGLYSFFIDAPEPAIVDTGIASSPAEGMAPALEAIGRRIEDVRWILLTHGHIDHVGGAYALWELTGRRAQVVIHEADAPMLRSRRAHVEEYLAGRGRYLGDPEGEAKVTAATQAVISGEMEPTLLVKGGETLSLGGDVTVSVHSIPGHTPGSAAYVVDGQRSVFVGDSVQVHGAANGFPGYTDPVAYRASLEYLRDEVRPRHLYLGHPYRRADGTPYGVELDAAQAREAIEQSLAVEGRVASAACGCLEAGLKETDSPYSPFARTAEELGYTGDPTLEPSPFFTSMHGYRTQHQQNS; this is translated from the coding sequence ATGACGCACGCAGTCGATGTTCATCCCCTGGTCTCGCCATGGGGCCGGTTCGGGCTCTACAGCTTCTTCATCGACGCACCCGAACCGGCGATCGTCGACACCGGGATCGCCTCCTCCCCCGCCGAAGGGATGGCTCCCGCCCTCGAGGCGATCGGGCGCCGGATCGAGGACGTGCGCTGGATCCTGCTGACCCACGGTCACATCGACCACGTCGGCGGGGCGTACGCCCTGTGGGAGCTCACCGGCCGACGCGCGCAGGTGGTGATCCACGAGGCCGACGCGCCGATGCTCCGCTCGCGGCGGGCCCACGTGGAGGAGTACCTCGCGGGACGGGGCCGGTACCTGGGCGACCCGGAGGGAGAGGCGAAGGTGACGGCCGCCACGCAGGCCGTCATCTCCGGCGAGATGGAGCCCACCCTGCTCGTCAAGGGCGGCGAGACCCTCTCCCTCGGCGGCGACGTCACCGTCTCGGTGCACTCGATACCGGGCCACACACCCGGATCGGCCGCCTACGTCGTCGACGGGCAGCGTTCGGTGTTCGTCGGCGACTCCGTGCAGGTCCACGGGGCCGCCAACGGCTTCCCCGGCTACACGGACCCGGTCGCCTACCGCGCCAGTCTGGAGTACCTGCGCGACGAGGTCCGTCCGCGGCACCTGTACCTCGGACACCCCTACCGCCGCGCCGACGGCACGCCGTACGGCGTAGAGCTCGACGCCGCCCAGGCCCGGGAGGCCATCGAACAGAGCCTCGCCGTCGAGGGCCGGGTCGCCTCGGCCGCCTGCGGCTGCCTGGAGGCCGGCCTGAAGGAGACGGACTCGCCGTACTCCCCGTTCGCCCGTACCGCCGAGGAGCTCGGCTACACCGGCGACCCCACGCTTGAGCCGTCGCCGTTCTTCACGTCGATGCACGGCTACCGCACGCAGCACCAGCAGAACTCGTAA
- a CDS encoding SPOR domain-containing protein, protein MNDSTSTLPWLVVRQDDNGNRYRVGRYATRAEAQKIADSLDGRGHKQLYWVERVGRNATPAD, encoded by the coding sequence ATGAACGACAGCACGTCCACGCTTCCCTGGCTCGTGGTGCGACAGGACGACAACGGCAATCGCTACCGCGTGGGCCGGTACGCGACCCGCGCCGAGGCGCAGAAGATCGCGGACAGTCTCGACGGCCGCGGGCACAAGCAGCTGTACTGGGTCGAGCGCGTCGGGCGGAACGCGACCCCCGCCGACTGA
- a CDS encoding GntR family transcriptional regulator produces the protein MTFGEQPAYLRVAGDLRKKIVDGRLPPHTRLPSQARIREEYGVSDTVALEARKVLMAEGLVEGRSGSGTYVRERPVPRRVARSGFRPERGATPFRQEQADGDVRGTWESSSEQTDACGAVAERLEVEPGGRVMRTRYLFREAGEPMMLSTSWEPLALTGRTPVMLPEEGPLGGMGVVERMRAIDVIVDNVTEEVGARPGLAEELVLLGGVPGHVVLVIQRTYYASGRPVETADVVIPADRYRVAYHLPVK, from the coding sequence GTGACATTCGGTGAGCAGCCGGCGTATCTGCGCGTCGCGGGTGATCTCCGTAAGAAGATCGTCGACGGTCGGCTGCCCCCGCATACCCGCCTTCCGTCCCAGGCGAGGATCCGCGAGGAGTACGGCGTCTCCGACACGGTCGCGCTGGAGGCACGCAAGGTGCTCATGGCGGAGGGTCTCGTGGAGGGCCGCTCCGGTTCGGGGACGTATGTCCGTGAGCGGCCCGTGCCCCGGCGGGTGGCCCGTTCCGGGTTCCGTCCGGAGCGTGGCGCCACCCCGTTCCGGCAGGAGCAGGCGGACGGGGACGTGCGCGGCACCTGGGAGTCGAGCAGCGAACAGACCGACGCCTGCGGGGCAGTCGCCGAGCGGCTCGAGGTCGAGCCGGGGGGCAGGGTGATGCGCACCCGGTATCTCTTCCGGGAGGCAGGTGAGCCGATGATGCTCTCCACTTCCTGGGAGCCGCTCGCCCTGACCGGCCGGACGCCCGTGATGCTGCCCGAGGAGGGTCCCCTCGGCGGCATGGGAGTGGTCGAGCGCATGCGCGCCATCGACGTGATCGTGGACAACGTGACCGAGGAGGTCGGCGCCCGCCCCGGCCTCGCCGAGGAGTTGGTGCTGCTCGGCGGTGTCCCCGGCCATGTCGTCCTGGTCATCCAGCGCACGTACTACGCCTCGGGCCGCCCGGTCGAGACGGCCGACGTGGTGATCCCCGCCGACCGGTACCGGGTCGCCTACCACCTCCCGGTGAAGTAG
- a CDS encoding S8 family peptidase has translation MALMRHPHRRLATLGVATSAALMAGLVSALPAGAAPVAAEGRIQYEGAANAVSDSFIVTLEADRAKSGSAEGRAVAEKYGAEIERTYTKALNGYEIEASEAEAKRLAADPAVASVVQNRTFHTTATQNNPPSWGLDRIDQANLPLNSSYTYPDSAGQGVTAYIIDTGVHISHSDFGGRARHGYDAVDNDNVAQDGNGHGTHVAGTVAGTAHGVAKKADIVGVRVLNNAGSGTTAGVVAGIDWVARNAVKPAVANMSLGGGADSTLDAAVRNAINAGITFAVAAGNESTNASTKSPARVTEAITVGATTSTDARASYSNYGSVVDIFAPGSSITSTWHTGNTATNTISGTSMASPHVAGAAALYLAANPSATPAQVSSALTSAATSGVVGNPGTGSPNLLLRVGEGGTTPPPPGDRFESTQSVAIADNSTVETPIAVSGVSGNAPSDLAVEVDITHTYIGDLRVQLVAPDGSVYTLKAYGTGGSADNIDTTYTVNASSETANGTWKLRVSDNYTRDTGRLNGWALQF, from the coding sequence ATGGCGTTGATGCGTCACCCCCACCGAAGACTGGCCACTCTCGGCGTCGCGACCAGCGCGGCGCTCATGGCGGGCCTCGTCTCCGCGCTCCCCGCCGGCGCGGCCCCGGTCGCCGCCGAAGGCCGCATCCAGTACGAGGGCGCCGCGAACGCCGTCAGCGACAGCTTCATCGTGACCCTGGAGGCGGACCGGGCGAAGTCCGGCTCCGCGGAGGGGCGCGCCGTGGCCGAGAAGTACGGTGCCGAGATCGAGCGGACCTACACCAAGGCGCTCAACGGGTACGAGATCGAGGCCTCCGAGGCCGAGGCGAAACGTCTCGCCGCCGACCCGGCCGTCGCCTCCGTGGTCCAGAACCGGACCTTCCACACCACCGCCACCCAGAACAACCCGCCCTCCTGGGGACTGGACCGCATCGACCAGGCGAACCTGCCGCTGAACAGCTCGTACACCTACCCGGACTCGGCCGGCCAGGGCGTGACGGCGTACATCATCGACACCGGCGTCCACATCTCGCACAGCGACTTCGGCGGCCGCGCCCGCCACGGCTACGACGCCGTCGACAACGACAACGTCGCCCAGGACGGCAACGGCCACGGCACCCACGTCGCGGGCACCGTCGCGGGCACCGCCCACGGTGTGGCCAAGAAGGCCGACATCGTCGGCGTCCGCGTGCTGAACAACGCCGGTTCCGGTACCACCGCCGGGGTCGTCGCCGGCATCGACTGGGTCGCGCGCAACGCGGTCAAGCCGGCCGTCGCCAACATGTCCCTCGGCGGCGGCGCCGACAGCACCCTCGACGCGGCCGTGCGCAACGCGATCAACGCCGGCATCACCTTCGCCGTCGCGGCCGGCAACGAGTCCACCAACGCCTCCACCAAGTCCCCGGCCCGGGTGACCGAGGCGATCACCGTCGGCGCCACCACCTCCACCGACGCCCGCGCCAGCTACTCCAACTACGGCTCGGTCGTGGACATCTTCGCCCCGGGCTCCTCCATCACCTCCACCTGGCACACCGGCAACACGGCCACCAACACCATCTCCGGTACGTCCATGGCGAGCCCGCACGTCGCCGGCGCGGCCGCCCTGTACCTGGCCGCCAACCCGTCGGCCACCCCCGCCCAGGTCTCCTCCGCGCTGACCTCCGCCGCCACCAGCGGCGTCGTCGGCAACCCGGGCACCGGTTCGCCCAACCTCCTGCTGCGGGTCGGGGAGGGCGGTACCACCCCGCCGCCCCCCGGTGACCGCTTCGAGAGCACCCAGAGCGTCGCCATCGCCGACAACTCCACCGTCGAGACCCCGATAGCCGTCTCCGGAGTCTCCGGCAACGCGCCCTCGGACCTGGCCGTCGAGGTGGACATCACCCACACCTACATCGGCGACCTCCGGGTCCAACTGGTCGCCCCCGACGGCTCGGTGTACACGCTGAAGGCGTACGGCACCGGCGGCAGCGCGGACAACATCGACACCACGTACACGGTCAACGCCTCCTCGGAGACCGCGAACGGCACGTGGAAACTGCGGGTCAGCGACAACTACACGCGCGACACGGGCCGGCTGAACGGCTGGGCCCTGCAGTTCTGA
- a CDS encoding nitronate monooxygenase translates to MNAPRTTSELPWLIQGGMGVGVSGWRLARAVARTGQLGVVSGTALDTLLIRGLRSGDPGGHLRRALAAFPVPELAGSVRDRYFVEGGIREGERFAATPLMTAAETCPSRSLAVVANFCEVWLAKEGHGGPVGVNYLEKVQLATLPAMFGAILAGVDYVLVGAGIPAQIPRIARGLARREPVLARVDVDGDDQPHELRFDPAPVLRGADPGPLRRPRVLAIVSLPALAAYLNRDEETRPDGFVVEGHRAGGHSAPPRGPLRLDDRGDPVYGPRDTPDFTRMAALGLPFWIAGGQCGPEQVRWARAAGAAGVQVGSVFALCEESGLEKGLRRELIERELAGELTVRNDPAASPTSFPFKVADLPGTLADAGTSAARTRVCDLGYLRTLYRTDRGTIGYRCPAEPAAAHVRKGGTLEETEGRQCLCNGLLAAVGLGQRRPKGVVEPPVVTIGQDLGFLRHIAPDGGEYSAEAGVRWLSAGLAEEALAPV, encoded by the coding sequence ATGAACGCACCCCGGACGACTTCCGAACTGCCCTGGCTGATCCAGGGGGGAATGGGCGTGGGGGTGTCCGGGTGGCGGCTCGCCCGGGCCGTCGCGCGGACCGGGCAGCTGGGCGTGGTCTCCGGTACGGCCCTCGACACCCTGCTGATCCGAGGGTTGCGGTCCGGCGATCCGGGAGGGCACCTCAGGAGGGCACTGGCGGCCTTTCCCGTACCGGAACTCGCCGGGTCGGTCCGGGACCGGTACTTCGTGGAGGGCGGGATCCGGGAAGGCGAGCGGTTCGCGGCCACGCCCCTGATGACGGCCGCCGAGACGTGCCCGTCCCGGTCGCTGGCCGTCGTCGCCAACTTCTGCGAGGTGTGGCTGGCCAAGGAAGGACATGGCGGCCCGGTCGGCGTCAACTACCTGGAGAAGGTCCAGCTGGCCACCCTTCCGGCGATGTTCGGGGCGATCCTGGCCGGCGTGGACTACGTCCTGGTCGGCGCGGGCATCCCCGCCCAGATCCCCCGCATCGCGCGCGGCCTCGCCCGGCGGGAGCCGGTTCTCGCACGGGTGGACGTGGACGGCGACGACCAGCCGCACGAGCTCCGCTTCGACCCCGCTCCGGTGCTGCGCGGGGCCGACCCCGGTCCGTTGCGCCGGCCCCGGGTCCTGGCCATCGTCTCGCTGCCCGCCCTGGCCGCGTATCTGAACCGCGACGAGGAGACCAGGCCGGACGGATTCGTCGTCGAGGGGCACAGGGCGGGCGGCCACAGCGCCCCGCCCCGCGGGCCCCTGCGCCTGGACGACAGGGGTGACCCCGTCTACGGACCCCGGGACACACCCGACTTCACGAGGATGGCCGCTCTCGGCCTGCCGTTCTGGATCGCGGGCGGCCAGTGCGGACCGGAGCAGGTCCGCTGGGCCAGGGCGGCGGGCGCGGCGGGCGTCCAGGTCGGCAGCGTCTTCGCGCTCTGCGAGGAGTCGGGCCTGGAGAAGGGGCTGCGGCGGGAGCTGATCGAGCGTGAACTCGCGGGCGAGCTGACGGTGCGTAATGATCCGGCGGCCTCCCCGACCTCCTTCCCGTTCAAGGTCGCCGACCTGCCGGGCACCCTCGCCGACGCGGGAACGAGTGCCGCCCGTACCCGCGTCTGCGACCTGGGCTATCTGCGGACCCTGTACCGCACCGACCGCGGCACCATCGGCTACCGCTGCCCGGCGGAGCCCGCCGCCGCCCATGTCCGCAAGGGAGGAACCCTCGAGGAGACGGAGGGCCGGCAGTGTCTGTGCAACGGGCTGCTCGCCGCCGTCGGGCTGGGCCAGCGCCGCCCGAAGGGCGTGGTGGAACCACCCGTCGTCACCATCGGCCAGGACCTGGGCTTCCTGCGGCACATCGCCCCGGACGGTGGTGAGTACAGCGCGGAGGCAGGGGTGCGTTGGCTGTCCGCCGGACTGGCGGAAGAAGCCCTCGCGCCCGTGTGA
- a CDS encoding DUF4190 domain-containing protein, with amino-acid sequence MSIPPPAGSRQPEGSQGPHPQGQYPVPQPQGAYPAPQFPQSPQFPQSPYGPHVPYGPHVPHGANGPHAPYSPYGFRPLPPTNGLAIASLVFGILWIVPVLGLVLGLVALRQIRRRGEQGRGMAIGGAAMSAAGMVAWAGLVLSGAMAGSWDDFQGVSGNEIQTLEKGECFNSPGGLVGWASEADRVPCEGKHDGEVFGVVLLSDGSYLGDESLADTADDRCYALQDAYAMDGWALPSDVDVYHLTPSRESWGHGDRVITCVFGNQDENATLTGSLRQDETTLDAHQVAYLKSTHAINAALDEVPESESAEDDLPGHKEWARELAGALAEQSGMLREHKWPAGAEGPVTDLVGDLEKAEAAWAKAAGADDVDTFYEHSDNGWEFSDPRHSVPAREALGLATTPPTYDEDGGESGGESEDEDGTGDDGADEDRIEV; translated from the coding sequence GTGTCCATACCCCCGCCCGCCGGGTCCCGGCAGCCCGAGGGCTCCCAGGGGCCGCATCCCCAGGGCCAGTACCCCGTTCCCCAGCCTCAAGGTGCGTATCCAGCACCGCAGTTCCCTCAGAGCCCGCAGTTCCCCCAGAGTCCGTACGGCCCGCACGTCCCATACGGCCCGCACGTCCCGCATGGCGCCAACGGCCCTCATGCCCCTTACAGCCCGTACGGGTTCCGGCCCCTGCCTCCCACCAACGGTCTGGCCATCGCCTCGCTCGTCTTCGGCATCCTGTGGATCGTGCCGGTCCTCGGGCTCGTGCTGGGACTCGTCGCGCTGCGGCAGATCCGCCGGCGGGGGGAGCAGGGCCGGGGCATGGCGATCGGCGGGGCCGCGATGTCCGCCGCCGGGATGGTGGCGTGGGCGGGGCTGGTCCTCTCCGGCGCCATGGCCGGCTCCTGGGACGACTTCCAGGGGGTGAGCGGCAACGAGATCCAGACTCTCGAGAAAGGCGAGTGCTTCAACTCGCCCGGCGGCCTGGTGGGCTGGGCCTCCGAGGCCGACCGGGTGCCGTGCGAGGGGAAGCACGACGGGGAGGTCTTCGGCGTCGTCCTCCTGTCCGACGGCTCCTACCTGGGCGACGAAAGCCTCGCCGACACCGCCGACGACCGGTGCTACGCCCTCCAGGACGCCTACGCCATGGACGGCTGGGCCCTGCCGTCCGACGTGGACGTGTACCACCTCACCCCGTCCCGGGAGAGCTGGGGCCACGGCGACCGCGTGATCACCTGTGTGTTCGGCAACCAGGACGAGAACGCCACCCTCACCGGTTCGTTGCGCCAGGACGAGACCACGCTCGACGCGCACCAGGTGGCCTATCTGAAGAGCACGCACGCCATCAACGCGGCGCTGGACGAGGTCCCCGAGTCGGAGTCCGCCGAGGACGACCTGCCCGGCCACAAGGAGTGGGCCCGGGAGCTCGCCGGGGCGCTCGCCGAGCAGAGCGGGATGCTGCGGGAGCACAAGTGGCCCGCCGGCGCCGAGGGGCCGGTGACGGATCTCGTCGGTGACCTCGAGAAGGCCGAGGCCGCATGGGCGAAGGCCGCCGGGGCCGACGACGTGGACACCTTCTACGAGCACTCCGACAACGGGTGGGAGTTCAGCGACCCCCGGCACTCGGTTCCCGCGCGCGAGGCGCTGGGTCTGGCCACCACCCCGCCCACGTATGACGAGGACGGGGGCGAAAGCGGGGGTGAAAGCGAGGATGAGGACGGGACCGGGGACGACGGTGCAGATGAGGACCGTATCGAGGTGTGA
- a CDS encoding NUDIX hydrolase has translation MSVLIDTVAWVRVEGGRILCARPRGKDVFYIPGGKREGAESDLETLLREIEEELTVVLDPRTAAHVGTYEAGGPGLPAGAVVRMACYTAEYRGELVPSSEIEEVAWFSYADRDRVPPVDQSLFDDLAAAGDLT, from the coding sequence ATGTCGGTCCTGATCGACACGGTGGCGTGGGTGCGTGTGGAGGGCGGCAGGATTCTCTGCGCGCGGCCACGGGGAAAGGACGTCTTCTACATCCCCGGCGGCAAGCGCGAGGGCGCGGAGAGCGACCTGGAGACCCTGCTGCGCGAGATCGAGGAAGAGCTGACGGTTGTGCTCGACCCGCGGACCGCTGCCCATGTGGGGACGTACGAGGCCGGCGGGCCCGGCCTCCCGGCCGGTGCCGTCGTGCGGATGGCCTGCTACACCGCCGAGTACCGGGGGGAACTGGTGCCGAGCAGTGAGATCGAGGAGGTGGCCTGGTTCTCGTACGCCGACCGGGACCGGGTGCCTCCCGTCGACCAGTCGCTCTTCGACGATCTGGCCGCCGCCGGCGACCTCACGTAG